One segment of Triticum aestivum cultivar Chinese Spring chromosome 2A, IWGSC CS RefSeq v2.1, whole genome shotgun sequence DNA contains the following:
- the LOC123184566 gene encoding desmethyl-deoxy-podophyllotoxin synthase, with protein MTTEQAIYLVLALLLPLLLLKFIRKRGHGAGQQLPPGPWRLPVIGSLHHITGNPLVHRAFADIARRLGDAPLVYLKLGEVPVVVASSTEAAREVMKTQDVTFATRPWSPTTKIIMSDGVGLAFAPYGAHWRQLRKICIMELLSARRVQSFRNVWEEEVTRLVAVISASTGEPINVSKRLAMLIADMTLRAMIGDRFSKREEFLEVLQQGVKILSGFNLGDLFPSSWLVGFVSGSARQAWENHTKAFELIDCAIKQHEEVKAAAAASNGGGKEGEQEDLLDVLLRIQKEGGHDVPFTMGAIKCLLVDLFSAGSETSATTLIWAMSELMRNPTTMAKAQAEVRNHLQGKPSVTEDDLADLKYMRLVIKETLRLHPSVPLLLPREPTEACKVLGYDMPTGTTVFVNTWAICRDPKHWDAPEEFRPERFESGEVDFKGTNFEYTPFGAGRRICPGMLFAQSSMELALAALLYHFDWELPAGGELDMEEEMGIAVGPKNDLYLYAKVVVLLN; from the exons ATGACCACGGAGCAAGCAATTTATCTCGTCTTGGCTCTCCTCCTGCCTCTCCTGCTCCTCAAGTTCATCAGGAAGCGCGGCCACGGCGCTGGGCAGCAGCTGCCGCCTGGCCCTTGGCGGCTACCGGTCATCGGCAGCCTGCACCACATCACCGGCAACCCACTAGTCCACCGTGCCTTCGCGGACATCGCGCGCCGGCTGGGCGACGCGCCGCTAGTATACCTCAAGCTCGGCGAGGTGCCGGTGGTGGTGGCCTCTTCTACCGAGGCCGCGCGCGAGGTCATGAAGACGCAGGACGTCACGTTTGCGACGCGGCCGTGGAGCCCCACCACCAAGATCATCATGTCCGATGGGGTCGGGCTGGCGTTCGCGCCCTACGGCGCTCACTGGCGCCAGCTCCGCAAGATCTGCATCATGGAGCTGCTCAGCGCCCGCCGGGTGCAGTCGTTCCGCAACGTCTGGGAGGAGGAGGTGACGCGCCTCGTCGCCGTCATTTCAGCTAGTACCGGCGAGCCCATCAACGTCAGCAAGCGGCTCGCCATGCTCATCGCAGACATGACCTTGCGCGCCATGATCGGGGACAGGTTCAGCAAGCGGGAAGAATTCCTGGAGGTGCTCCAACAGGGGGTCAAGATCCTTTCGGGGTTTAACCTCGGCGACCTCTTCCCCTCATCCTGGCTCGTCGGCTTCGTTAGCGGCTCCGCCCGACAGGCGTGGGAGAATCACACCAAGGCCTTCGAGCTCATCGACTGCGCCATCAAGCAGCACGAGGAGGtgaaggccgccgccgccgcgtccaacGGCGGCGGGAAGGAAGGGGAGCAGGAGGACCTATTGGACGTGCTCCTCAGGATACAGAAGGAAGGCGGCCACGACGTCCCTTTCACCATGGGAGCCATCAAGTGTCTATTAGTG GACCTGTTTAGTGCTGGGAGCGAGACGTCGGCGACGACTCTCATCTGGGCCATGTCAGAGTTGATGAGGAACCCAACCACCATGGCAAAAGCACAAGCCGAAGTACGTAACCACCTACAAGGAAAGCCAAGCGTAACTGAGGACGACCTGGCTGACCTCAAGTACATGAGGCTGGTCATCAAGGAGACGCTCAGGCTGCATCCGTCGGTGCCCCTACTGCTGCCGCGCGAGCCCACCGAGGCGTGCAAGGTCCTCGGCTACGACATGCCGACGGGCACCACCGTGTTTGTGAACACGTGGGCGATCTGCCGAGACCCCAAGCACTGGGATGCCCCAGAGGAGTTCAGGCCGGAGCGGTTCGAGTCGGGCGAAGTGGACTTCAAGGGAACCAACTTCGAGTACACACCGTTCGGGGCAGGCCGAAGGATCTGTCCGGGGATGCTGTTCGCGCAGTCTAGCATGGAGCTGGCCCTTGCTGCCCTCCTCTACCACTTTGATTGGGAGCTTCCTGCCGGAGGGGAGTTGGATATGGAGGAGGAGATGGGCATCGCCGTCGGCCCGAAGAACGACCTGTATCTGTATGCCAAAGTCGTCGTGCTGCTTAATTAA